GTGGCGACCTGGTCTTCCCGTGCGGTCTCGGCGTCGGCGTCCTCGACCACGCTGATCAGCCAGTCGCGAAAGCCGGCGCGATCGCTCGGCTCGGGCGTCTCCCAGGCTCCCAGGGCCCATCCGGGCAAGACCTTGCCGGTGGCGGGAACCGCGCAGACCGCGCCGGTCGCGAGCACGAACGAGGCGGTGGCCTGGGCCAGGTCGAACACCAGGTCGCAGACCTCGTCCGTCGCCTCGCCCAACTCGATCACGGCGATGTCGTCCTGCGGATCGAGATCCAGGAAGAGCACCACGCGCCCTTCCCGGATCACTTCGCCATCGGTGCCCATCGTCGTTTCGGCCGCCACCAGGACTTCCACCACCGCCGCCTGATAGGCCGCCGGAGCCGGCGTCAGGGTCGAGTTGTGGAGGAAGACCTGGACCATGGCCTAGAGCGAGCTCAGGAACGCTTCGTAGGCCACGCGGTCCATCAGGGCGTCGACCTCGGCGGGGTTGCTCAGCTTGATCTTGGCGAACCAGCCGCCGGCTTCCGGCACGGCGTTGACGGTCTCGGGCGCGTCCGACAGCTGGCCGTTGGCCTCGACCACCTCGCCCGACACCGGGGCGTAGACGTCGGAAGCGGCCTTGACGCTCTCGACCACGGCCAGGGCGTCGCCCTGCTTCACGGTCTTGCCGACGTCCGGCACCTCGACGAACACCACGTCGCCCAGCTGCTCGGCGGCGTAGCCGGTGATGCCGACGGTGGCGATGTCGCCGACGACTTCAACCCACTCGTGATCCTTGGTGAAATGCATGGTCTTGGCCCTTGGTTAGATCTTGCGCACGTAGCGGGTGGGGACGAACGGCGAGGTCACGACCTCGGCCTTCTGCGGCTTGCCGCGAACGATGACCTTCAGCGTCGAGCCCACCACCGCGAATTGCGGCGGCACGAAGCCGATGGCGATGGCGCCGCCGAAGCTGGGACCAAAGCCGCCGCTGGTGACCACGCCGATCACGGCGCCGGTCTCGTCGGCGATCTCCGCGCCCTCGCGGGCCGGAGCGCCCTCCAGCACCTTCAGATTGACGCGCACGCGCTTGAGATCGCCCGCCAGTTCCTTAGCGATGCGATCAGCGCCCAGATAGTCGCCGGCCTCGCGGCGGCTCTTGCCGACGGCGAACGGCATGCCGGCCTCGATCGGCGAGACCGTCTCGTCCATGTCGTGACCATAGAGCGGCAGGCCGGCCTCCAGGCGCAGACTGTCGCGCGCGCCCAGGCCGATGGCCTTGACCCGCTCGTCCTCCAGCAGGGTGTTCCAGATACGCTCGGCCTCGGTGGCGGGCACCGAGATCTCGTAGCCGTCCTCGCCGGTATAGCCCGAGCGCGAGATGATGGCGTCGGTCCCGAAAGCGGTCAGGGCGACGGTGTCCATGAACACCATGCTCGCGGCTTGCGGCACGTGGGCGGTCAAAACAGCGGCGGCCTCGGGGCCTTGCAGGGCCAGCAGGGCGCGGTCTTCCAGGCGCTCGACGGTCGCCTCGCCCTGGAGGGCCTTGGCGATGATGGCGTAGTCGTTGTCCTTGCAGGCTCCGTTGACGACGATGAACAGGCCGTCGTCGTCGGGACGGGCGGTCATCAGGTCGTCGATCACGCCGCCCTGCGCATTCAGCAGCACGGCGTAGCGTTGCTTGCCCGGCTTGAGGCCTTGGTAGTCAGCCGAGACCAGTTTCTCGAAGCTCTTGGCGGGGTTCTCGCCGCGCAGCCGGGCCTGGCCCATGTGCGAGACGTCGAACAGGCCCGCGTGCTCGCGGGTCCACAGATGCTCCTTCAGCACCCCGTCCTTGTACTGCACGGGCATGTGGTAGCCCGCGAACGGCACCATGCGAGCGCCAGCGGCGACGTGCGCGTCGTACAGGGGTGTCTTCTTAAGATCTGGGTCGGACACGCTTTGGGCTCCAAACGGGGACGGCGCTGCAAGCCCGGCTTTCACCAGGCGATAGCGCCCCCGCTGTCCCTTTGACCTGAGAGATTCCGGACCCGAAACAGGTCCTTGCTCCTTCGGCGGGCAGCTCTCGCGAACTGCCTCTTTCCAGCGTTCCTAAACCCGCGCGGTCCTTTTGCCTGAGCGTTTCCGGGGCGGTTGCGCCTTCGGCCTCGCGACTCAAAGAGTCCCGATGTCTCCCGCGTGGGTCGAAGCGGTGTTTGGGCGAGGGGCCGCGCGGAGTCAACGGTGCGCGTGCGTGGTCGCGCGAGGGTTGAGAACATTTCAGGAACATGATTAGCTTTGAGGTCGCAAATTGCGACCTCAAAGGACGGTCATGACCAACACACGTGCCCTGATCTTGGATTTCACACCCACCCAAGCTCCGCCGGTGTTCGTCGTCCGCGATCTGTCCGTTATTCTGGACGTAGATCTTGCTCGGCTTTTCGGCTTGGAGACGGGGCGTCTAAACGAGCAAGTGCGCCGCAACGCGCAACGGTTCGACGCCTTTGCCTTTCAGCTGTCAGTCGAGGAATTTTCGAACTTGAGATCGCAAAATGCGATCTCAAGTTCGTCGCACGGCGGACGCAGATACAGGCCATACGCCTTCACGGAGCATGGCGTGGTCATGGCCGCCACTGTCCTGAAATCCGAGCAGGCGGTCGCCGCTTCGCGCTTCATCATCAAGGTGTTCGTCGAGGCTCGCCGCAAGTCGCTGGTCTCGGACGGCGCGAACCTGCCCTCGCTGATCGACGCGCATGGGCTGCCGCCGCTAGAGGGCGAGACCCGCACGGGCCTAATGAGCAAGCTGAACGGCGCCCTGGGCCGGGTGCTGGACGCTATCGCCGATCCAGAGACCCAGACCACCGTCCGCGACGAGGCCCACGCCATCGCCGCCGAGGGCCTGCGCAGTATCAAGGAATACCTCAAGCGGGCCGGCGTTCAGAACGAGAAGACCCTGGCCGAGGTGCGCAAGCTGCTGGCCGAGGCCGACGCTCTGGAGGCCGAGACCGCTCAGAAGCGCACCGAAAACCAGCACCGCCAGCTGGCCTTGCTGGCCAAACAGTTGCGCCTGGTGCTGGTGGCCCAGCAGTACCTGGAAACCGGCGGTGTCGAAGGCCTGCTGGCGACGCTCAAGGATCTTGAGCGCCCCTAGGCTACATCCGCTCCGGCGCTTCGATGCCCAGCAGGTTCAGCGCCAGCTCCAGCTGCTTCAGCGTGGTCTCCGCCAGGGCCAGGCGCGAGGCCCGGACGGCCGGTTCGTCGGCACTGAGAATCGGACAGGCGGCGTAGAACTTCGAGAAGGTCTGGGCCAGCTTGTAGGCGTGCTCGGCGATGAAGTTGGGGGCCTTCTTGTCGTAGGCCTCCGACAGCGCGCCCTCGAACGCGTCCAGCAGCAGGGTCAGGTCGCGCTCGGCCGGCTCGCCGACGACGATCGGACCCGACACGACCTTCTGCTCGGCCGCCTTGCGCAGGATGCTCTTGATGCGCACCGACTGGTACAGCAGGTACGGCCCGGTCTTGCCCTCGAAGCTGGTGAAGCGGTCGAGATCGAAGACGTAGGAGGTGCCGCGGAAGTTCTGCAGGTCGGCGAACTTCAGGGCCGCGATCCCCACCTTGTGGGCGGTGTCCTCGAAGGCCTCTTCCGACAGCTCGGCGCCCAGCCCGGCTTCGCGCAGGCGCTCGCGGGCCTTCTCGCGGGCCATCTCGATCAGGTCATGCAGCTTGAGCACGCCGCCGGCGCGGGTCTTGAACGGCTTGCCGTCGGCGCCGTTCATGGTGCCAAAGCCGATGTGCTCCAGCCCGCCCGGCTCGGCGTAGCCGGCCAGGTACGAGGCGCGGAACACCTGCTCGAAGTGGTCGGCCTGGCGCTGGTCCACGGCGTAGAGGATCAGGTGCGGATCGAAGCTCTTGCGGCGATCCAGGATCGTGGCCAGGTCGGTCGTGCCGTACATGGCCGAGCCTTCCGACGAGACGACCAGCAGCGGATCGGGGCTCTCGACCTCGACCACCGAACCGTCGGGCAGCTTCTTCTTCTTGGTCTCGCCGGGACGGGCCACGCGGACGATCCGGGCGCCCTGGTCGTTGACCAGCAGGCCCTTGGCCTCCAGCTGGCTGACCATCGGGGCGATCAGGTCCTGCACGTCGCTCTCGCCCTTCCAGAGGTCGAAATCGACGCCCAGGGCATGGAACTCGCGCTCCAGGGCCACGCGGCTGATGTTGACGAAGTGCCGCCACAGCAGGCGATAGCCGAAGCGGCCATTCTGCAGCTCGGCGGTGGCCTTGCGGGCCTTTTCCTTGAACTCGGGATCTTCCTTCTGGCGCGCCGAGGCGGCCGGGTAGAGGCGATCGAGGTCCTCGAGGCTGACGCGCGAGGCGAACTCGGCCATCACCTTGTCCTCGTCGGCCTTGGAGAAGCCGCGCGGGGCTTCGACCAGGCGCTCGAGCAGGGCGCGGATGAAGGCGTCCTCTTCCATGATGGCGCTGATCAGCAGGCCCATCTGGAAGCCCCAGTCGCCGAAGTGGGCGTCGCCCACCACGTCGTCGCCGCGGAAACGGTACAGGCGCTTGACCGACTCGCCGATGATCGAGGCGCGCAGGTGGCCGACGTGCATCGGCTTGGCGACGTTGGGGCCGGCATAGTCGACCAGCACGCGGCGCGGCGCGGCCAGGGGCTCGGCCCCGGCGCGCGGATCGGCGGCGATCTCGTTGGCGCGGGCGGCCAGGGCGTCGCTGGAGACACGCATGTTGATGAAGCCGACGCCGGCGATCTCGACGGAGGCCAGGCGCGGGTCGGTCTTCAGGATGTCGACGACCTGCACGGCGATCTCGCGCGGGTTGCGCTTGGCGCTCTTGGCGGCCGCCAGGGCCCCGTTGCATTGGAAGTCGGCCAGGTCGGGCCGGTCGGACGCGGTGACGCGACCGAAGTCGGGGGACAGTCCGGCGGCCTGGAAGGCGGCCGCGGCCGCCTCGCTCAGGGACCGCTTCAAATCACTCATGGCTTGGCGACGTTTCCGGGGGTCTGGGTTTGAGCCTGCTGGGTCTGGCCGGCGTTGACGCGGAAGCGTTTGCCGTCACGGTTGAAGGCGGCCATTTCCGGGGTCACGTCGAAGCCGATCAGGACCTCGAAATTGCCGCCGCTGACCTTTTCGTCGGCGCGCGGGATGGTGATGGTCTTCAGGGTTTCGTTCGCATAGAGGCGATCCTGGCCCTGGGCGAAGGTCACCGGCAGATCGAAATATTCCTTGGCCAGAACGCTCTTGTTGCGCTCGGTCACGGCCACCCAATAGCGATAGGTCTTCTTGTCGCCGGTCGCCTGCGGGCCGCGGCCCAGTTCGAACAGCAGATTGACCTGCATCTTGATCGGGTCGTTGCTCTTGTAGGCGCAGCCCGAGGTCAGGCCCTGGATCTCGCCGGTATAGGCGGTGTTGCTGGCCGCCTCCTTGCCGTCCTTGAACTCGACATAGCGGCTGGCGTCGTACAGCACCTTCACGAAGGGGCACGGGCCGGCGTTGCGCAGTTGGGCCAGGGGAGCCTTGGGCTGGTTCCACTCGCTGTCGCGCTTCTTCTTCTTCGAGGCCGCGTCGTCATCGCCGCCGCCGCCCGGGCCGCCGCCGCCGGGGCCCTGACCGCCCATCTGGGCGTGAGCGGTCGCGGCCGTCCCGGCGATCGAGAGAGCCATCAGGGCGCTGAGGGCGACGGTGAGATTGCGGCGCATGAAACGTCCGGTCCGAGATTGGAAAGCTTGAGCGGGAATTTCCCGCCAGCGTCATGGAGCCTGATAAAGGCATATGCGTGACGTCGCAATGCGCAGCAGATTTCAAGAGGATACGGCGGACTTTTCGGGCAGGCGCTGGCGCGCGCGGCCCGGAACCCTTAGGTTCGACGCCATGAACGCCCATTCGCCCATCTCCAGCCCCGGCCGCCGCGACCTGCGCGTGGTTCTGGCCAGTCCGCGCGGCTTCTGCGCCGGCGTCGACCGGGCGATCCAGATCGTCGAACGGACGATCGAGAAGTTCGGCGCGCCGGTCTATGTGCGCCACGAGATCGTCCACAACCGCCACGTGGTCGATCGCCTCAAGGCCCTGGGCGCGGTGTTCATCGAGGAACTGGAAGAGGCCCCGGCCGACCGGCCCGTGGTGTTCTCGGCCCATGGCGTGCCCAAGTCTGTGCCGGCCGAGGCCAAGTCGCGCGAGATGGTCTATCTCGACGCCACCTGCCCGCTGGTCTCCAAGGTCCATGTCGAGGCCCAGAAGCATTTCGACGCCGGCCGCGAGATCGTGCTGATCGGCCATGCGGGTCACCCCGAGGTGGTCGGCACCATGGGCCAATTGCCCGAGGGCACGGTCACCCTGATCGAGGACATCGACGACGCTCGCGCCTGGATCCCCAAGAACCCGGCCAACGTCGCCTTCCTCACCCAGACCACCCTGTCGGTCGACGACACCGCCGAGATGGTCGACCTGCTCAAGGCGCGCTTCCCGGGCATCGCCGCCCCGCACAAGGAAGACATCTGCTACGCCACCACCAACCGCCAGGAAGCGGTGAAGATGCTGGCTGAAGCTTCGGAGCTGATCCTGGTCGTCGGCTCGAAGAACTCGTCCAACTCGGTGCGGCTGATGGAGGTCGGCAAGCGGGCCGGCGCCAAGGACGCCCGGCTGATCGACGACGCGCGCGGCATCGACTGGGCGTGGTTCGAGGGCGTCAGCGTTGTCGGCGTCACCGCCGGCGCCTCGGCCCCCGAGGATCTGGTCCAGGGCGTGATCGACGCCATGACCGCCCGCTACGACGTCACCGTCGAGGAACTGATCGAGGCGCGCGAGACCGTGACCTTCAAGCTGCCGCGGTTGCTGACCGCCTAGGCCACTCGAGTACGGAGCCAATCGGTCAGAGTCGGAATATCCAGCTCCCCGGCGGCGAGCTTGAAGAACGTCCGCGCCGCATCGGCCTGATCCGCCCTCAAGCGCATGCCGTTGGCTCGAAGAAACAGCGCCATCGCCTGGAAGGCCGCTCGCTTGTTGCCGTCGATAAAGGGATGATTGCCCGAGACGGCCACGGCGTAAGTCGCCGCAAGTTCCAGCAAGTCTTCTACGCCGTCATAGTGAAATCGGTTCTTCGGCCGTTCCAGGGCGGATTCCAGCAACCCCTCGTCCCGCACGCCTGACGGGCCGCCATGCAAGGCCAGACTACGCTCGTGCAACACCTTGATCGCTTGGCTCTGAACCCAGACGGGTTCGCGCGCGTCAGTCACTTAGCCAGCGCGCGGAAGGTATCACGGTACTCGTCCATAATTTCCTCACCCAAAGCGATCTGGCGGGCCACTTCTGGATCGTAGGGCGAAATCTGCATTGCGCCGTCGGCCGCCTCGGTCAGGTAGACGACATCGCCCTTTTCAACGCCGAGCTTCACCAGCGCCTCCTTAGGCAAGACCACGCCGACGGAATTGCCGATTTGGGTAAGCTTCAGGGCGATCACGGGCATCTCCGAG
The window above is part of the Caulobacter soli genome. Proteins encoded here:
- the gcvH gene encoding glycine cleavage system protein GcvH, producing the protein MHFTKDHEWVEVVGDIATVGITGYAAEQLGDVVFVEVPDVGKTVKQGDALAVVESVKAASDVYAPVSGEVVEANGQLSDAPETVNAVPEAGGWFAKIKLSNPAEVDALMDRVAYEAFLSSL
- the gcvT gene encoding glycine cleavage system aminomethyltransferase GcvT, which translates into the protein MKAGLAAPSPFGAQSVSDPDLKKTPLYDAHVAAGARMVPFAGYHMPVQYKDGVLKEHLWTREHAGLFDVSHMGQARLRGENPAKSFEKLVSADYQGLKPGKQRYAVLLNAQGGVIDDLMTARPDDDGLFIVVNGACKDNDYAIIAKALQGEATVERLEDRALLALQGPEAAAVLTAHVPQAASMVFMDTVALTAFGTDAIISRSGYTGEDGYEISVPATEAERIWNTLLEDERVKAIGLGARDSLRLEAGLPLYGHDMDETVSPIEAGMPFAVGKSRREAGDYLGADRIAKELAGDLKRVRVNLKVLEGAPAREGAEIADETGAVIGVVTSGGFGPSFGGAIAIGFVPPQFAVVGSTLKVIVRGKPQKAEVVTSPFVPTRYVRKI
- a CDS encoding ORF6N domain-containing protein, which codes for MTNTRALILDFTPTQAPPVFVVRDLSVILDVDLARLFGLETGRLNEQVRRNAQRFDAFAFQLSVEEFSNLRSQNAISSSSHGGRRYRPYAFTEHGVVMAATVLKSEQAVAASRFIIKVFVEARRKSLVSDGANLPSLIDAHGLPPLEGETRTGLMSKLNGALGRVLDAIADPETQTTVRDEAHAIAAEGLRSIKEYLKRAGVQNEKTLAEVRKLLAEADALEAETAQKRTENQHRQLALLAKQLRLVLVAQQYLETGGVEGLLATLKDLERP
- a CDS encoding arginine--tRNA ligase — its product is MSDLKRSLSEAAAAAFQAAGLSPDFGRVTASDRPDLADFQCNGALAAAKSAKRNPREIAVQVVDILKTDPRLASVEIAGVGFINMRVSSDALAARANEIAADPRAGAEPLAAPRRVLVDYAGPNVAKPMHVGHLRASIIGESVKRLYRFRGDDVVGDAHFGDWGFQMGLLISAIMEEDAFIRALLERLVEAPRGFSKADEDKVMAEFASRVSLEDLDRLYPAASARQKEDPEFKEKARKATAELQNGRFGYRLLWRHFVNISRVALEREFHALGVDFDLWKGESDVQDLIAPMVSQLEAKGLLVNDQGARIVRVARPGETKKKKLPDGSVVEVESPDPLLVVSSEGSAMYGTTDLATILDRRKSFDPHLILYAVDQRQADHFEQVFRASYLAGYAEPGGLEHIGFGTMNGADGKPFKTRAGGVLKLHDLIEMAREKARERLREAGLGAELSEEAFEDTAHKVGIAALKFADLQNFRGTSYVFDLDRFTSFEGKTGPYLLYQSVRIKSILRKAAEQKVVSGPIVVGEPAERDLTLLLDAFEGALSEAYDKKAPNFIAEHAYKLAQTFSKFYAACPILSADEPAVRASRLALAETTLKQLELALNLLGIEAPERM
- a CDS encoding Tat pathway signal sequence domain protein, whose product is MRRNLTVALSALMALSIAGTAATAHAQMGGQGPGGGGPGGGGDDDAASKKKKRDSEWNQPKAPLAQLRNAGPCPFVKVLYDASRYVEFKDGKEAASNTAYTGEIQGLTSGCAYKSNDPIKMQVNLLFELGRGPQATGDKKTYRYWVAVTERNKSVLAKEYFDLPVTFAQGQDRLYANETLKTITIPRADEKVSGGNFEVLIGFDVTPEMAAFNRDGKRFRVNAGQTQQAQTQTPGNVAKP
- the ispH gene encoding 4-hydroxy-3-methylbut-2-enyl diphosphate reductase, producing MNAHSPISSPGRRDLRVVLASPRGFCAGVDRAIQIVERTIEKFGAPVYVRHEIVHNRHVVDRLKALGAVFIEELEEAPADRPVVFSAHGVPKSVPAEAKSREMVYLDATCPLVSKVHVEAQKHFDAGREIVLIGHAGHPEVVGTMGQLPEGTVTLIEDIDDARAWIPKNPANVAFLTQTTLSVDDTAEMVDLLKARFPGIAAPHKEDICYATTNRQEAVKMLAEASELILVVGSKNSSNSVRLMEVGKRAGAKDARLIDDARGIDWAWFEGVSVVGVTAGASAPEDLVQGVIDAMTARYDVTVEELIEARETVTFKLPRLLTA
- a CDS encoding type II toxin-antitoxin system death-on-curing family toxin; translated protein: MTDAREPVWVQSQAIKVLHERSLALHGGPSGVRDEGLLESALERPKNRFHYDGVEDLLELAATYAVAVSGNHPFIDGNKRAAFQAMALFLRANGMRLRADQADAARTFFKLAAGELDIPTLTDWLRTRVA
- a CDS encoding AbrB/MazE/SpoVT family DNA-binding domain-containing protein; the encoded protein is MIALKLTQIGNSVGVVLPKEALVKLGVEKGDVVYLTEAADGAMQISPYDPEVARQIALGEEIMDEYRDTFRALAK